TGAGTTAGTAGTAGATAGCTATGAACAGCCCAGGGAAAGACCAACAGACAATGAAGAGCAGAAAAAATATTACTCAGGAAAGAAAAAGACACATACCTTTAAAAATCAAGTCATTGTCATGCCAAATTGAAAAGAAATAGTGGATGTAGCTGTGGGTTATACCGGAGCAACAAGTGATCTGAA
The Planktothrix sp. FACHB-1365 DNA segment above includes these coding regions:
- a CDS encoding transposase family protein; translation: ELVVDSYEQPRERPTDNEEQKKYYSGKKKTHTFKNQVIVMPN